A window from Dama dama isolate Ldn47 chromosome 11, ASM3311817v1, whole genome shotgun sequence encodes these proteins:
- the NSMF gene encoding NMDA receptor synaptonuclear signaling and neuronal migration factor isoform X3 has protein sequence MGAVASRRRALRSEAMSSVAAKVRAARAFGEYLSQSHPENRNGADHLLADAYSGHDGSPEMQPAPQNKRRLSLISNGRYEGSLPEEAASGKPAGEGPQPRVYTISGEPALLPGPEAEAIELAVVKGRRQGERHPHHHSQPLRASPGGSHEDVSRPCQSWAGSRQGSKECPGCAQLAPSPSPQAFGVDQPPLPEAPGRRKKLERMYSVDRVSDDVPIRTWFPKENLFSFQTATTTMQAVFRGYAERKRRKRENDSASVIQRNFRKHLRMVGSRRVKAQSKAQTFAERRERSFSRSWSDPTPMKADTSHDSRDSSDLQSSHCTLGEAFEDLDWETEKGLEAVACDTEGFVPPKVMLISSKVPKAEYIPTIIRRDDPAIIPILYDHEHATFEDILEEIEKKLNIYHKGAKIWKMLIFCQGGPGHLYLLKNKVATFAKVEKEEDMIHFWKRLSRLMSKVNPEPNVIHVMGCYVLGNPNGEKLFQNLRTLMTPYRVIFESPLELSAQGKQMIETYFDFRLYRLWKSRQHSKLLDFEDVL, from the exons ATGGGCGCCGTCGCCTCCCGGAGGAGGGCGCTAAGAAGCGAGGCCATGTCCTCGGTGGCGGCCAAAGTGCG AGCAGCCCGAGCGTTTGGCGAGTACCTGTCCCAGAGTCACCCCGAAAACCGGAACGGTGCAG ACCACCTGCTGGCTGACGCCTACTCTGGCCACGACGGGTCCCCCGAGATGCAGCCGGCTCCTCAGAACAAGCGCCGCCTCTCCCTCATCTCCAACGGCCGCTATGAGGGCAGCCTTCCGGAGGAGGCTGCCAGCGGGAAGCCGGCCGGTGAGGGCCCCCAGCCCCGTGTGTACACCATCTCAGGGGAGCCGGCCCTGCTGCCCGGCCCGGAGGCCGAGGCCATCGAGCTGGCTGTGGTGAAGGGGCGGCGGCAGGGGGAGCGGCACCCCCACCACCACAGCCAGCCCCTGCGCGCCAGCCCGGGCGGCAGTCACGAGGACGTCAGCAGGCCCTGCCAGAGCTGGGCAGGCAGCCGCCAGGGCTCCAAGGAGTGTCCCGGATGCGCCCAGCtcgcccccagtccctcccctcAGGCCTTTGGGGTGGACCAGCCGCCTCTGCCTGAGGCTCCCGGCCGCCGCAAGAAGCTGGAGAGGATGTACAGCGTCGACCGAGTGTCTG ATGACGTCCCCATCCGTACCTGGTTCCCCAAGGAAAACCTCTTCAGTTTCCAGACGGCAACCACAACTATGCAAGC GGTGTTCAGGGGCTACGCGGAGAGGAAGCGCCGGAAACGGGAGAATGATTCCGCGTCTGTAATCCAGAG GAACTTCCGCAAACACCTGCGCATGGTCGGCAGCCGGAGGGTGAAGGCCCAGAGTAAGGCCCAGA CGTTCGCCGAGCGGCGCGAGCGGAGCTTCAGCCGGTCCTGGAGCGACCCCACCCCCATGAAAGCCGACACCTCTCACGACTCCCGAGACA GTAGTGACTTGCAGAGCTCCCACTGCACCTTGGGCGAGGCTTTCGAGGACCTGGACTGGGAGACTGAGAAGGGCCTGGAGGCCGTAGCCTGCGACACTGAGGGCTTCGTGCCACCCAAGGTCATG CTCATCTCCTCCAAAGTGCCCAAAGCCGAGTACATCCCCACCATCATCCGCAGGGACGACCCCGCCATCATCCCCATCCTCTAC GACCACGAGCACGCGACCTTCGAGGACATTCTGG aggaGATAGAGAAGAAGCTGAATATCTACCACAAGGGGGCCAAAATCTGGAAGATGCTGATTTTCTGCCAG GGTGGCCCAGGACACTTGTACCTGCTTAAGAACAAGGTGGCCACCTTTGCCaaagtggagaaggaagaggacatGATCCA CTTCTGGAAGCGGTTGAGCCGCTTGATGAGCAAAGTGAACCCTGAGCCGAACGTCATCCATGTCATGGGCTGCTACGTCCTGGGGAACCCCAATGGGGAGAAG CTCTTCCAGAACCTCAGGACCCTCATGACTCCTTACAGGGTAATCTTCGAGTCGCCCCTGGAGCTGTCGGCTCAAG GGAAGCAGATGATTGAGACCTACTTTGACTTCCGGCTGTACCGCCTGTGGAAGAGCCGCCAGCACTCGAAGCTGCTGGACTTTGAGGACGTTCTGTGA